The sequence below is a genomic window from Silene latifolia isolate original U9 population chromosome 7, ASM4854445v1, whole genome shotgun sequence.
ATGTAGTATGATATTTACAGATTTTGAGTCTTGTGTCTCTAATTTCTCCCTGATTTActttaaaactcaaaaattgtttCCTTTTTTCGTCTATACGTATCTCCTTATCTGTGTACTCGTTATTGTTCAAGGCCTCTAACATGAAAGCTTGAGCCTTATATCGGGATTACAACTATATATAAGAAATGACATGAAAGTAGACAGATCATAAATTGTTTTTTATCCttcttttattatataaaaaacaTATACCCACCCGTGTTCCAGAAGAGTTAATGTACAAATATATTGGTTTTGATGGATTGTCATAGTCCAACCACATAAATTGAGCGACAAGGAGCTCCGTAACTGCAGGTACAATCTGAAACAAAAAGGCACGACCGACacaaattagaaaaaaaaaaaacatgaagtCATGAAGCACAATATGTACATAATAGATGCTTAAATATATTACTTTAAGGAGGTTATAGTATCAATTAATAGTAAAGATATCTTACTGGCATGCCAAGATAAACAATCCTAGCATCCAAAAGCAGAGAAGGAAGATCCGGGGGAGCAGTTCTTGGTCTAGCAAATCCTCTAGCTCCACCACGGTACATGCTAACACTCATGCTATATTTTGATGGACCCCTATTATCCATGCCTCTAGAACTCCACATCCCACCATTGTCTAAATAGTTGCTAGCTGAAGAAATACTTTGCTGCAAATTTTTATCCCAAACATAAGGCATATCCAAAGATTGAAACACAGAGTACAAAGTACAAACTAATCATGGATCAATGCAAACCTCGGTAACTTTCTCTGACTGTCGACGAACTGGATTATCCTCTGTCATGAACATGTCCATTTGGGAAGGCGAGAGTCCATAGAGATACTGAGGGACGTTTTTAAAATTATCCATCACTGCAAACATAaattcatgataagagaatgccAGCAATAAGAAAAGAAATAACGTGAAGTATATGACTTTTGACTAGTAAGCAACAGTGATCAATAAAGTTGACTGCAAGTTTGAACTAGCTGTGCTCACGGAGCTTGAACAATATGTTGCCTCATTCCATTCCAATTTATAGTGTCTCTAATTTTCTTTTTTTATGGAATCTCAAAATAATTGGCTTCTTTCTAAATATAGTAAAATAAAAAGCGATTTCATACTAGCCTAGTAGCCTTGATGGTAGCCATAATTTTTAATCGTAGATTTCACTAAATCTTAAAATATAACCTCTAATCATATAGGGAGTATACAAATGGGATGGAAATAATACTTTCTTCTATCCTAAGCAAATACCACGAATCATACAGAAATTCTAGATATGAGTTATACGGAATTAATCTATTAAACAACTAAAGAAATCTTTTTGTTGGATTCTTTTTGAGGTGGcaattgaaaattttgttgtcATCAAAGTTCGTGGGCAGTTCAGACTAAAATTTAGGATAGTTCCGTTTTTTTTCCTGTGCAAATTGAGATGGTTTTTCTGTTTGGAATCGTTTTAGGCCCGTCAATGAAAGGCATGCTGCATGCATCATTACTAGTGTGCCAGTGCCCAACAGTAGCAATAAACATACAAATCTTTCAAGGTAGTTTTCTTGCAAATACGCAAGAGAGGAACCTGAAATTTAGGGCTGTGAAGAAGATGAGCTAATTAAGGAACTAGCTACTCCATTAAAAGTTTCGAAGATTCTCCGATTTACCCTGACATAAATTGACAAAGCAATAGATGCCATATATTTGAATTCAAAAGCTACCCCTCGCCAACGGTTTACATTTATATATTAGACTATACATAATCCACTTAGTATCAGGTTCAAATGTGTGTTCCTACATGTGGGTAGCTCCCTGTTCAGTCAAACAAAGTACTAAATTCACTGCAATTCTTATTTTAGACAACTCAAATCAATTCACTATATTACCAAATCCCCAGTCACGTATTTGCCTATCCTAAAACTATTGTCAAAGGTAAAGTGAAATCCCAATATCTTGTAAACTGAATAAACACTAAACGAATAGGCTCAAGTGCTCAACCATATAACTCGGTAATTAGTAATCACACAAAAATGTATCATAAAAAGTTCCCAGGCTGTGCCTCGAGGCGTAAAAGAAGGCAAATTTCTAGCGCAAGGAGCTCAAACTAATTTGCATTGTGGCACACATTATACTCGTATATTTTTTCTTTCATCAACTTGTATTAGAAGGTTGAGCAAATGCAAAGTTTGTCGAAAATTTTTCCTTTCGAAAGAATAAAAATGACATTTTCAACCCCAAAAATGTTTGAACAAATAAAAACCCAACGTTTTGCATGCACTTTGTTTTTATAGTAAAAACTCGAGAAAAAAGAACAGAACATGTGTCCTAAAAAAACAAATGATGAAAGGGGTAACCATAAAGCACTTTGTACAAAGGTAACTTTTTCTTATTTTAAATCAAAAATCTGCTTTCAACTTCTCAATTTCTTATCTTCAAGGAATACGTTAAAACTTGGCATAGGTCTTTCGCATAGGATGAACCAACTTCGTCTTCATATATCGAGGATGTTTGCAGGCCTTGCAGGTTTAATGTGCTTCTTGCTACCAATGATACTCAAAAGCTTAGTAAGATTATGATATCTTGCAACCCTTGGTAAGAGTTTAGAAACGTGTCCTAGCGTCCTCCTTCAGAGATTATCACCCTTAGATTTCCACTACAGCCAACAGAAAAATGCCAATTCCCAAAACATGTCGTCATGTCCATCTTAAACTGCTTTTGGCACAGATCATACCTTTCAAAGGTTTAGCGGTCTTACGTAAACACAGATAATCTACTTGTATTTCCCATAACTGTAACAGCTGTTAAATCCTGCTCTTATATGTCATTCGCAAGGCTTGAAGGCGAGGATGGTTGACGAAAGCCTACGCCTATGCAGGGCAATACAACTAACATTCAATGTGCATGGATACGCCATTAGAAACAATGAATCACAACCTAGTTATCAATAATGCAAGAACGGTGGCTAAGCCACATTTATGGCCTAATGGCGAAGGTTAGGCTAGACACAATTCCAGGATTAAGTGTCAAGCCAATACTAATTACTATTGGAGGAAGTGAGAAACAGATACATTTCACTAAAGAGTAAAGAGACCATATTGAAACTTCTTGTGTAAGTGGATTTCATGATCCTTGCACTGAATAGATGAAATAGTCCATTTTGAATAGACTAGCAGCACGCTAAGACGGGAGACTGGCATCTCCCACTAAGCCAGAGTTTTAATCCACTAGAATTTAAGAAAGAGACTACTAAGAAATGTTATGCCTGTAAGCCTGTTGTCACTTTATAGGAAGGCAGTATTATCTCACAACATATCCATTATCAATGCGCAAGGAACTACCTGGTCACTAATTTCTCAGCTGACATCTTTCTCAATTATGGCTTAACTACTGGACGAAATGAATTTTCATAGTTTTGACATCACGTTTgtttctcataacaaatgacTTGATATTAGATCTGTAGGCTTCTAAACTGAGGCAATAGATGAGTAGTGATAAAATGTAAGTCGACACTAATGATCATTTGGGCATTTTCCCGATGTCTATGCCAATCCCTCCCAAATCCCAATTACCAAAGGGCTTCTACTGTACATGACTTCTAACGCCCAACTAAAAACCAGAGAAGTAAAAAGCTTTTTAAGTGGCTGTAGTACCCTAATGAGTTTTACTTTTTGGTGTATCTCATGATTGTGGTGCACGCCAAATACTGAAGAAGGTGTTGGGTGTAATTAGTAATCATAGCAGCCATGACAATGAAACGGGCGAGACTACAATTAGCCTTGGTATTTCATTTGACTGAATTATCTCCTGAAAATCCACAAACTTCCTAAGCAAAATCTGAAAGTTCTTGTTTCGCTCAAGTAAACCTGTCACAAACTTCCCTCAAACAACAATGAACCCCTTAATTCCATAAAACCGCAAGTAGGGTAATCTATCATTCTATCCAACTCGAAACATAATTTCCCAATATAATCAATTACAAACAATCATTTACAACATTACATCCCAATTTCTATCCATCCAAAGATTAACCCCAACAAATTAACCATTTAAACCAGcaaaaaaatcaaacaaatacCAAAGTTAACCAGTGGCAGAACTAACTGGGCTAGCAGGGGCAGTCGCCAgcaaaaaccgaaacaaatatCATTTCATATCCCTTATCTAGTATACCTTATTCCATTACTAGTTCCCCTGAAATTCTCCCCCTTTATATAACTACAAATCCCAGTTCCGCCACTGAAATCAACCCACCCAAAAAAAAGCATATCAATCAACCGAATTAATCGACCCTCCTAATTACAAATCCGGTTTCGCCGCTGAAATTAACCCACGCAAATACAAACCCTAATGAATCAACCACAATAATTGACAAATAACCATAAAAATCGAAACTTTTTTTAAACTTCCGATTCTTTTTCTAGCTCCCCTAACTACAAATTCCGGTTCCGGCACTGAAATTaaccaaaataattgaaaaaaaaaaacaacaaaaatcaaaacttaCATCCATCCTTGAGATTATCTTGTCTGAATTGCTTAGGAATATGGTCAAAGGAAGAAATCTGGGCACATGGAGACTTGAAAAACCTTCGAGAAAAAGTAGGATTTCCATGGTGAGAGAGAGAagatgaagaaaaaggaagagaaCCCAGAAAAAAGGAAGACTTGGAGAGAAAACCCAAATCACGGTTATCAGTGGTAATGGAGAGAGTAGAAATGGGTGAGAAGAGAGTGGTCGCCATTGAACTTCTCTTGCTACACTCTTCTTCTTAACACACTTTGATTTTTAAGAGGTTGGATGATTTTTTAGAGATGAAACTTTGGTAATTTCTTCCCTTTTGGGGTCTTAACGTTAAATTGGTACCCAAGTTGATTCGTATGACTTGTATGTTAGGtaacggacactcctcctaactagTCGTCTCGTGTCCGACATTGTGTCGGACACTCGACACTCGTCGGACATACAGGACTCATGTTATAGTTTACACGAGGAATAAATTctcaaaagagattgattagaagattgGTTTGGGTGCGAAATTAGAATTAGTTATAGTTAAGGTCGAATTTTACCTTCAGTTACCTAAATTTAGTATCAAATAcattaaatttagaatcaaatacattacaaaaataaaatcatatGTTATTTATATccataaaatatgtttttttattaaatttaaatagcgtgtcccgtgtcctaaatttcatgggatgccgtatcacgtgtccgtgtccgtgttcgtgttcgttttggtgctacctagcttgtATGCACAAATAGACGAAAAATATCTGTCTATAGTTATAGACAGGTCAAATATCCATCCACTCTAAGTATAAGATAAGCAACAAAATGTATGGTGGGACCCGAAAATATCATCACTTTAagtatatttgacccgtctttcactttagacagatatatccgtctatagtgagactaattgatTTGTATGAATGAGAAAggttatctctctcatctcttaATTAATTGGGCAGGGTTCGATCCTTGATTCATACGAATGAAAAATCAGGCTTGGGAGAGTGAAGGAGATTGCCCGCCCCAACTGTTGGTAGGTTTTTCAGGCTTGGGAGAGTGAAGGAGATTGCCCGCCCAACTGTTGGTAAGGGATACTCCTAgaagaaaaacaatgttaattTGGTTGTCAAACAAAGACAAAATAATGAAACAAATTGTCGAATAAGTCCTACTTATTCGTACAATCAAGTAATACAACGCTTATAGATGGTGTATAAGTTTTTTATAGGTTGGCGACTTTCGTATGTTTTACACCGTTTTACATGCGAACCACTAAAATTGAATggttgtatgtttggtgaatccTTACATCCAGTATACAATCACCCTACATTTATCTGAGCTTATATGTTTTTTTCCGAgttttttcaaaatttatttattttatgtttaaatgtATGAACTCATaaactttataataaagctgatATTCAAACAAATTGAATGGTTGTATGCTTGGTGAATCTTACATCCAGGGCATGAAAACACAAATTGTCGAGTAATGCACCGTTAATAAACGGCATATAAGTTTTTTATAGACGGTCGTATGTTAAAACACCTGTTTTACACGCAAATCACTAAAAAACAGCTAGTCTTACTATAGACGgctatatccgtctatagctaaagacaggtcaaatagcttgaaagtagtgacattttttgccccaccaccccacttgttgcttgtcctattaggaatgtggtattgtatttgatccgtctttagttatagacggatatgtgccgcctataatgagattttgtgaaaaaTGAATGGTTGCATCATGTAATAACATGTATGCTTGGTGAATCTCTAATCAAAAGATTATTGCCTTTGAATCCTTTTTTATATTGACGAAATGATGTGCAGGGAGAAAATTAATATTGTTATTAAAAAATATGGACTAATTGGCAAAACTGGAGTTACAATTCTTACAAATTACCCACTAATTTTCTAACACACTTGAAAAAACGTGGATTATAGCTTCCAAGTTCCACGCCATCAGAACTTCACTTAAATTCATCAATCTCGAAAACCCGGGCAGTCCCGTCCATTGCGACAGAGACTAGGAAATCTCCGCTGGCAGATATAGCAAGGGCTTGAACGACATCAGAATGCCCGTTGAAGGTTTTGACTGCGGTTTCTCCATCCGAGAGACTGTCCCATACTCGTACTTTGCCATCGGCACATCCTGTAGCGATAAACCTAGTTGCCCCAAGCCATGCCAAACATGTCACCCCACCCTGCTCGAATAACATTAGAGTTCAGAATTTGGGGAACAATCTATGTTACGTAGACTTGTTAGAAGTAATCTAAAACGAATGTACCTCTATAGTGGCTACTAGGCTATATAATTAAAATCTAAATATTTTTAAAGTTTAAAATGAAGTGTCCAGGCGTCATAAATTCATACCCATGTTGGCGTGTCCAAATGACGAACAAACAAGATAATATGAAGAGTCGAAGAGAcataagagagagagaggagaCAATAGATGAACTGTCCGAGTGTTGGAACCATTCCAATGGTTTTGGCTTAAAATGAAGTATCCCGTGAGGGCCATGACACGCATTCACGCCCATGTTTTTGGTATATATGAAGTGTCCAATTGTCATATACTGTACTCATATTTATGCCATAGTATAGGTGCTGAGTGTCGAATACGGGCATGCAACTAAGCGAGGTCGCAATAAAATACTTAAAAGTCTTTTCAGCATGAAACGTGAAAAGTCATATCGAAAGCCAACCTCATGCAAAAATGTATTACGAGGCACCGAATGCTGAAGATCCCACACAATCAGTTTCTGGTCCATGCTTCCAGTCGCAGCCCATGGTCCACTGTTATAAAAGAGAAGTGGATGAAACTCAAAATCAAAAGTATCAATTTTAAGTTATGATGGTTCACTAAGTCAAACAACATATAGGAGCGACATGTTTTCTTAATGTCCCAAAACAGCCTAGCATATTTACAAGTCCATGGATCCTCTGATTGAGGGTAAATAAAGCACACACTGACACGCTCAAAGAATATTGATGGTGTTTTACATTTTGCTAATTCAGAGTGCACAATTCTGTCAATTTAGGGGTCAAGAGGAATGAAATATATAATGTATATGAGTGTACAACTTGAGAATTAATAGTCCTGCCAACGAAAAAATTATCATTATATCCTTTTGATTAATCTCTCAAAACTGATCAGTTTCTATAACATATACTCCGTACTCCATTACTCCCTAGTCCCTCCAATTCTAATATATCTTCCCTTTCAATTTGGGCACAACGGTTAAGAAAGATAATACCCACCATCCCCTTCTCTCACCCAACCCCCACCCACCTACTCAACCCTAACCTAAACCCAAAAACCAATCAAAGCCCAGTCCCACCCAACACCAACCCATCATGACC
It includes:
- the LOC141592649 gene encoding ATP-dependent Clp protease proteolytic subunit-related protein 1, chloroplastic; translation: MATTLFSPISTLSITTDNRDLGFLSKSSFFLGSLPFSSSSLSHHGNPTFSRRFFKSPCAQISSFDHIPKQFRQDNLKDGLMDNFKNVPQYLYGLSPSQMDMFMTEDNPVRRQSEKVTEQSISSASNYLDNGGMWSSRGMDNRGPSKYSMSVSMYRGGARGFARPRTAPPDLPSLLLDARIVYLGMPIVPAVTELLVAQFMWLDYDNPSKPIYLYINSSGTRNEKMETVGSETEAYAIADMMAYVKSDVYTVNCGMAYGQAAMLLSLGTKGFRALQPNSSTKLYLPKVNRSSGAVVDMWIRAKELEANTDYYIELLAKGIGKSKEELAKDIQRPKYFQALEAIEYGVADKIIDSRDVAFDKRSYDDMLAQSKAMRRGGPGQALAAPSGFR